Part of the Bubalus bubalis isolate 160015118507 breed Murrah chromosome 9, NDDB_SH_1, whole genome shotgun sequence genome is shown below.
AAGTGACATCTGACTTCAGGGTTATCTGCGATAAGACACCATGGTTTGCTTCCTTACTTGTTGATAGAAGTAAAATTCAATTAATTTtagtttaattaaattaatttataaagcaTTATTTGAACACCTGCAGTGTGCCAGCTGTGAGCTCACAATGTAACAAAAGAGATAGATATTTATTAAGGTAACGAGAATATAATGTGAAACATGCTGATCTAGCAGGACTGAATACATAGGAGGAGATTTTTAGAGAAGATAGCCCTGGGGCTGAATCTTTAATGAGCGGAATTGGTATTGGAAATTGAGAAAGAGAAGTACTGGAAGAGGGAGCAGCATGTAGAAAATTGCAGAGTTCGTGCAAGGTTCTAAGAGTGGTAAGCAGTTCATATCAAAATGTGGAGTGGAGAGGGATACAGATGGAGAGCGAGGTGGCCAATACTAATGGAGGATTAGGCAGTGATACTCACCAAAACAGTTTTTGCAGGAAGATGACAAGATGAGATCGGTGTTTCAGAAATACCACTTTGGAAGTAATTGGAAAATAGATTGTGGGGAGTGGATTATAGAAGGGGCTTGGGAGGAAGAGtggtttaaaaatatgaactcaCCAATTGTTGGTGTTAGTTACTTTGTTCTCTCTGCTTGTAATCATGCTTCTTGCTTCTTAGCCCCATGACTATTGCCTCCCACCTTACCCCCAACTCCACTCCTGCACCAGAGATCATTTTCTGCTTAACTAGTCTCAAGATTCGCCATAtactcaaacacacacatatttgattggtatcttattaatattattattcctATGTAATCTTaaagcttcaaaaaaaaagaatgaatttttatatttgcttattGATGCATTTCTAGCATCTAACAAAATGTGGATATTTAATCAGTATTTGGTGAAAAGATAAATGACATTCAAGTcagtattttcaatttctttaaagagTTTCTCTAAGGAGTGTTTTTTTCAAAACActcaggaaaacaagaaaataaccACTACAACAAACAGTATCCTACTTGAGTTCCTACTTCATGCCATCGTGGTGGACAGTCTCAGTCCCTAAATTTCTGATGGATTTGTGAAAtcagaccacagttcaaaagagtttaactttttctccctctttgcagagatttctccttttccctctttgCAGAGATCACGTAGTTAGATTTTCATAtgttatatacttatataatgtGAATCTGTTATAATACAATTGAAATGTTGCTTAATTTTGATTCAGTGTTACTAAACATATTTGTATAATATCACTTTTGTACAGGATACTGTACTAAGCATGGCAAATAATTTTTCCACAGAATGTAAGCTCCAAGAGGATAAGACCAAATCAATTCTATTCACTATTATATGCTACCAAGCCTAACACAGACTCAAAGTATAATAGATAGGCATTAATAGATATGTGTTCATTGAATAGATGTACAGATAGATTTAAAAGTTTTGCAAGGCACACTCTGTTTTGGGGAACAAATAATATCatctttgaaataaataataatataattttgggGATACATAATGTATTAGTAGGATTTAAAGTTTCAGGTCCTAGACCTGAGATCagactttaaagaaagaaaaacatgggaGACATCAACTAATTCATGGGAACTTGCACAACTTTCCTGGCTGTATTTACTTGAAATGTTTTACAGACATATTCTCTGGGAAGAAGTAGCAGTCTCAACCCAGGTTTGCTTTCAGTGTCTTAAACACAAGAGACATATAGCAAAACAGTATTTCCTGATTGTTGTGCTTGAAGTCTCCCTCTTTATGTGTTCAGGAATTTTTCAGGAATAGGCCAGAACTAAGTTATGCACAGAGAATGTTTTCCTGGCCTGGGCAAGAGAAGGCACCAGCTTTAGCTCCTTTGATTTTTCTGGTtcctactttgttgttgttcagtctgacatgactgagcaacagagcaaAATAACAACATGctgattttaatttaatattgttGTTATGCTTAGTTGTGGGGGGCAGTGTGGACtggcattctttatttttattttattctttaatttttattggagtatttgttgccattcagtctctcagtcatgtctgactctgcgatcccatggattgcagcatgccagacttccctgtccttcaccgtctcccagcgtttgctcaaactcatgtccattgactcaggatgccatccaaccatctcatcctctgtcatccccttctcctcctgccttcaatctttcccagcatcagggtcttttccagtgagtcagctcttcgcatcaggtggccaaaatattggagcttcagcatcactgctgctgttgctgctgctaagttgcttcagtcatgtccgactctgtgcgaccccatagacggtagcccaccaggcttccccgtccctgggattctccaggcaagcacactggagtgggtactacTAGTCTTAATTGGCCCCTTTCCCCCAGGATGTGGCCCTAAAGTTGTCTTATAGAGATTACACAAAAGTGAAACAAATCTAGAAGATCCAACTCCtaaacaaaaagtcagacatatatttatttctctttctttattttacaagCAAATCAAGACATAACAGTGACAAGATTAGGTAATATGGTATAGATTGTATGGGAGAAGAAATGTGTCTCTTGTGTTTGTAATCATAAGACAGATTCAACATTTTCCAAAGTGTACAAATTTAAGTTTGTTGTTAGTTTTCCTGTGGAGACAAAAATAGCAACAAATGAGAAATGCTGAGGCCATAGGCATTTCATTAGCATCCACATTTCACCAGTGAGCCCCTCAAAATGTAGCCAAGTCTCTCCAtttattgatgcttttaaaaggAGTGACAGCAGTTTAGGGATTTTTTAGCAGCTGGTGCTGATTACATAAGGATGAGGCTCATAATACATCACAGTCAGTTTATGtccctaaaaatatattttaatggattttttatttaaagaagataCATGTAAGGCTTTTTTATAAGAGttcataattttttcttaataaaacagAATCAGAGCAATATGCCATATATACTAGATGCTAGTTTTCATTcatgtttgttttaaaagtacTTAAAGGGAACTGTAAGTTTTTAAATACACTCTAGTATATTAGTCATCATTTCGTGCATTTTGAGCTGATACTAATGTATCTTTTGGATGATTACTTTGTAATCTTTAAACTGCTTTTGGTTATGTGATTTTCTAAATTTAAGTTTATTATACTTccagcatactttttttttttttttagaaatcataCTCAGAACAAGTTCTTTAGGTTTTTCTCGTTAAGGAGCTCTAACATATCCAGACTTAGTTGTTGAAGCTGAACAATAAACACAGCTCATCCTAGCAGTTGTGGACTGGCATGCCTAGATGGAGGGATATTTCTTTTTCCctgaaaataaacaaagcatTGACTGAGAGCCAAACTGGTGAATTTTTCATGGGAACAGTTTAAGCAATAGATTAATAGGTGGAAATTGAACTGGAGGACCTTTAAATTTCTTTCCAAGATTCCTTCCTTCTAAGGTTCTCTACTCTTACTGCCAATATGTAGTGACACAGTAATACCAGTGACGCCCAAATCCTGTAAATTATGAGAATTCTATTCATCAGAGTCAGCATGAGATGATTCACATATTCTATACCATAAACAACTCCTTCTGTTTCAAGTACATTTGTCTTAACACGTAATTATTAACCCGTAAATGTAGGAAACGATTTCAATACTTACTCAACTTCATAACAAAAGTAGCAATCATTGTCATAAGTTTTGTCATCAGATCCACAAATTGGTGCATATATTTCATAACAAAATCTTTCTTCTGAtggtaacattttatatttactaCAGTCAGTCtggaaatacatataaaaagcCTTGAATTCCTTAAGCAAAATTTTTATTCTCAGGAtttaggattttccaagcaagttCAGAAAGCTCTCAGTGCATTTGTGTCTTATTCCAATTGTCTATTCTCATCTAACCCCAAGAtacagtaagtaaaaaaaaaatttatatcatatatataatcaCTCATGATAAACTTCTTTATAATAACTGGTAACtgaatcattatttattttaaaatagaatattttccaCCATACTGGTTGATGCATCCGTTCTTAACACATATAGCATATTCACAAGTACAGCCATGCCCGTGGGATCAGTTTTCTACATATCTCAGGTAGTACAGTTTGCtacttctttctttcacttcaaAAGTTCTGCCTGAATGTAAGTATGAGATATATTATGATAACTACTATAGTTATAAGAACTACTGTATCATGGCAACATTTGCCATTAATTATTGGTAACAAGGTACTTGATATACACTTCACTAGCACATAGGCAAACGGATGTATTTTAACATTGTAGTTGAGATCCACTAATCTCAGTTTCTGGAGCCAAAGCCAAGGTGATAAGTTGCCTGCAGGAGCAAGTAGGCAATTACCAAGAAAGAATTTTCTAGGTTTTTCATCTTTGAGCAAATTGTGGAGTGTGGACATTAAAGTCAAACATGTTGGAATTCAAATCCTGACTATATAACCCTGGGacaattatttttcctctctaagccttaatttatttatctgcaaaatgaaggCAATAATAACTGTATTGTAATATTAAAGTAAAACATACATAACTGAGAAGATATGTATGAAATACTTAGCAGTACATGGCATGGTAGTGAATTCATGATAGCTCTTAATTTTGTTCTGTGGCTTTACTTCCAATTCTACACTAACTCCAGTTCTTTACGAAAGACTCTATATTTCCAGCTCCTTCTGTTCCAGAGTTTCAGacatcatatttttcttttttttaaatttatttttattgaagtatagctgatttacaatttgaaatgttgtgttagtttctggtatacagcaaactTTAAGTTATatagacattgaatatagttccctgtagtGTACAGTAAGACCTTATTGTATACTCATTCTATATATATTAGTTTGCATCTAGtaatctgccccccacccctggaaacctgtctgttctctatgtctgtgactctgatTTGGTTTCAAAAATAAGTTCACTTGCAGACATGATATTTTTCTAATGTTTGAGTATCTCCACTTGGATAACTCAAAATATGCTTAAATTCATGTTCCCCTTCAGATATGTTTCATTAATTCATCCAATCCTTCAGTTTATGAACCTTCTATATTTTATGAACTATACTTTATGAACCTTCTAAATTTTAGAGCTGAGCTGAGAGCTGCCAATACAAAGATTACTAAGCATGACATGATGGGAGAGGACTTCAGAGGCTAGTACAGCTTGGTGGAAAATGGAACTGCAGTGCCCCATGTCAGGTATGGTTGCCTGTGGTTTGTCCCAGGACAAAAacaaatttccttttcattacaagggactggaatgcaaaagtaagaagtcaagatatacctggagtaacaggaaaatttggccttggagtacaaaattaagcagggaaaggctaacagttttgccaagagaacacactggtcatagccaacaccgtcttccaacaacacaagagatgactctacacatgtacatcactAGAttgtcaataccgaaatcagattgattatattctttgcagccaaagatggagaagttctatacagtcagcaaaaacaagagcgggagctgactgtggctcagatcctgaactccttattgccaaattcagacttaaattgaagaaagtagagaaaaccactagaacattcaggtatgacctgaatcaaatccctcgCACTTATAcggtggaaatgacaaatagatttaagggattaaatctgataaacagtgcctgaagaactattgacagaggttcatgacattgtacaggaggcagggatcaagaccatccccaagaaaaagaaatgcaaaaaggcaaatgattgtctgaggacaaatagctgaggaaagaagagacatgaaaggcaaaggagaaaaggaaagatatagccatttgaatgcagagttccaaagaatagcaaggagaggtaagaaagccttcctcagcgaacagtgcaaagaaatagaggaaaacaacagaatgggaaagactagagatctcttcaagaaaatcagagataccaagggaacatttcatgcaaagatgggcttgataaaggacagaaatggtatggacctaagagaagcagaagatattaagaagaggtgacaagaatacacagaagaactatacaaaaaagatcttcatgacccagataatcatgatggtatgatcactcacctagagccagacatcctggaatgcaaagtcaaatgggccttaggaagcatcactatgaacaaagctagtggaggtgatggaattccagttgagctatttcaaatcctgaagatgatgctgtgaaagagctgcacacaatatgccagcaaatttggaaaactcatcagtggccacaggactggaaaaggtcagttttcattccaatcccaaagaaaggcaatgccaaagaatgctcaaactaccacacaattgtactcatctcacacactagtaaagcaatgctttACTAgtgtaaatgctcaaaattctccaagccaggcttcagcagtacgtgagctgtgaacttccagatgttccagatggttttagaaaaggtagaggaaccagagatcaaattgccaacatctgctggatcattgaaaaagcaagagagttccaaaaaaaatctacttctgctttactgactatgccaaagcctttgactgtgtggaccacaagaaACTcgagaaaattcttcaagcgatgggaatacctgaccacctgacctgcctcctgagaaatctacgcaggtcaggaagcaacagttaaaactgtacatgaaacaacagactggttccaaattgggaaaggagtgaatcaaggctgtatattgtcaccctgcttatttaacttctatgcagagtatatcatgagaaatgctgggctggatgaagcacgagctggaatcaagattgctgggagaaatatcagtaccctcagatatgcagatgacaccaccttatgacagaaagtgaagaactaaagagcctcttgatgaaagtgaaagtggagagtgaaaaagttagcttaaagctcaacattcagaaaactaagatcatggcattcaatcccagcacttcatggcaaatagatggggaaacagtggaaacagtgatagactttatttttctgagctccaaaatcactgcagatgatgactgcagccatgaaattaaaagacacttgctccttggaagaaaagctatgaccaatctagacagcatattaaaaaggacagagattactttgccgacaaaggttcatctagtcaaaactatggtttttccagtagtcatgtatggatgtgagagttggactataaagaaagctgagtgccaaaaaattgatgcttttgaactgtggtgttggagaagactcttgagagtcccttggactgcaaggtgatccaaccagtctatcctaaaggaaatcagtcctgaatattcattggaagaactgatactgaagctgaaactctaatactttggctacctgttgtgaagaactgactcatttgaaaagaccctgatgctgggaaagattgaaggcaggaggagaagacgataacagaggatgagatggttggatggcatcactaactcaatggacatgaatttgcataagctctgagagttggtgatggacagtgaggcctggcatgctgcagtccatgggttacaaagagttggacacgactgagcgactgaactgaactgaactgatgtcaagTATATGCCAGCATGATTTCACTTCTTGCCTGTTCAAACCACAGTGCCAGAATTTATATAATATGTAGTGTAAGCAGGAAACTCCTAAGGTTTAATATTAATTAACCtttagtgcctgatgaactatggactgaggttcatgacattgtacaggagacagggatcaagaccatccccatggaaaagaaacacaaaaaagcaaaatggctgtctggggaggccttacaaatagctgtgaaaagaagagaagcaaaaagcaaaggagaaaaggaaagatataagcatctgaatgcagagttccaaagaatagcaaggagagataagaaagccttcctcagcgatcaatgtgaagaaatagaggaaaacagcagaatgggaaagactagagatctcttcaagaaaattagagataccaagggaacatttcatgcaaagatgggctcaataaaagacagaaatggtatggacctaagagaagcagaagatattaagaagaggtggcaagaatacgcagaagaactatacaaaaaagatcttcacaacccagataatcacgatggtgtgatcactcacctagagccagacatcctggaatgtgaagtcaagtgggccttagaaagcatcactacaaacaaagctagtggaggtgatagaattccagttgagctatgtcaaatcctgatgaaagatgatgctgtgaaagggctgcactcaacatgccagcaaatttgaaaaactcagcagtgaccacaggactggaaaaggtcagttttcattccaatcccaaagaaaggcaatgccaaggaatgctcaaactaccacacaattgcactcatctcacacactagtaaagtaatgctcaaaattctccaagccaggcttcagcagtacgtgaaccgtgaacttccagatgttcaagctggttttagaaaaggcagaggaaccagagatcaaattgccaacatccgctggatcattgaaaaagcaagagagttccagaaaaacatctatttctgctttattgactatgccaaggcctttaaCTTtatggatcgcaataaactgtggaaaattctgaaagagatgggaataccagaacacctgatctgcctcttgagaaacctatatgcaggtcaggaaacaacagttagaactggacatggaacaacagactggttccaaatagaaaaaggagtacgtcaaggctgtatattgtcactctgctcatttaacttctatgcagagtacatcatgagaattgctgggctggaagaaacacaagctggaatcaagattgccgggagaaatatcaataacctcagatatgcagatgacaccacccttacggcagaaagtgaagagaaactcaaaagcctcttaatgaaagtgaaagaggagagtgaaaaagttggcttaaagctcaacattcagaaaatgaagatcatggcatctggtcccatcacttcatgggaaatagatggggaaacagtggaaacagtgtcagactttatttttggggctgcaaactcactgtagatggtgatttcagccaagGAATTAaaaaactccttggaaggaaagttatgaccaacctagatacattaaaaagcagagacattactttgccaacaaaggtgcgtctagtcaaggctatg
Proteins encoded:
- the SPINK9 gene encoding serine protease inhibitor Kazal-type 9 codes for the protein MRTLISSKLVTTFIRGRPWCLQPSSTDCSKYKMLPSEERFCYEIYAPICGSDDKTYDNDCYFCYEVEKTNNKLKFVHFGKC